The following are from one region of the Canis lupus familiaris isolate Mischka breed German Shepherd chromosome 30, alternate assembly UU_Cfam_GSD_1.0, whole genome shotgun sequence genome:
- the PAQR5 gene encoding membrane progestin receptor gamma isoform X2, whose protein sequence is MTRVFHEQGILFGYRHPQSSATACVLSLFQMTNETLNIWTHLLPFWFFVWRFVTALYVTDIQNDSYSWPLFVYMGTSCVYPLASSCAHTFSSMSRNARHICYFLDYGAVNLFSLGSAIAYSAYSIPDVMVDTTFHDYYVTLAVLNTIVSTGLSCYSRFLEIQKPGLCKVLRVLAFAYPYTWDSLPIFYRLFLVPGESAQNEAVLYHQKHTAMTLLASFLYSAHLPERLAPGRFDYIGHSHQLFHVCVILATYMQMEAILLDKTLRKDWLLVNSRPLSFPQIAGAILLCLIFSLSNIIYFSAAVYRIPEPELHKKET, encoded by the exons ATGACAAGA GTGTTCCATGAGCAGGGCATCCTCTTCGGCTACCGACATCCACAGAGCTCCGCCACTGCCTGTGTCCTCAGccttttccaaatgaccaatgaGACCCTCAACATCTGGACTCACCTGCTGCCCTTCTG GTTCTTCGTGTGGAGGTTTGTGACCGCCTTGTACGTGACAGACATCCAGAACGACAGCTACTCCTGGCCGCTGTTCGTGTACATGGGCACCAGCTGCGTGTACCCCCTTGCGTCCAGCTGTGCACACACCTTCAGCTCCATGTCCAGGAACGCCCGGCACATCTGCTACTTCCTGGACTACGGGGCCGTCAACCTCTTCAGCCTGG GCTCAGCCATCGCCTACTCGGCCTATTCGATCCCGGACGTGATGGTGGACACCACCTTCCACGACTACTACGTGACCCTGGCCGTGCTGAACACCATCGTCAGCACCGGCCTCTCCTGCTACTCCAG GTTTCTTGAAATCCAGAAACCCGGGCTCTGTAAGGTGCTTCGCGTCCTCGCCTTTGCTTATCCCTACACGTGGGACTCCCTCCCCATCTTCTACAGG CTGTTCCTGGTGCCCGGGGAGAGCGCACAGAACGAAGCTGTCTTGTACCACCAGAAGCACACGGCCATGACCCTCCTGGCCTCTTTCCTCTACTCTGCGCACCTGCCAGAGCGCCTGGCCCCTGGACGCTTTGACTACATCG GTCACAGTCACCAGCTATTCCATGTGTGTGTGATCCTGGCCACTTACATGCAGATGGAAGCCATACTTCTGGACAAGACTCTGAGGAAGGATTGGCTCCTGGTCAACTCCCGGCCCCTGTCTTTCCCTCAGATAGCTGGAGCCATACTTCTGTGCCTCATCTTCAGCCTCAGCAACATAATTTATTTCTCAGCTGCTGTGTATCGGATTCCCGAGCCAgaattacataaaaaagaaacatga
- the PAQR5 gene encoding membrane progestin receptor gamma isoform X1 yields the protein MLSLKLPRLFSIDQIPQVFHEQGILFGYRHPQSSATACVLSLFQMTNETLNIWTHLLPFWFFVWRFVTALYVTDIQNDSYSWPLFVYMGTSCVYPLASSCAHTFSSMSRNARHICYFLDYGAVNLFSLGSAIAYSAYSIPDVMVDTTFHDYYVTLAVLNTIVSTGLSCYSRFLEIQKPGLCKVLRVLAFAYPYTWDSLPIFYRLFLVPGESAQNEAVLYHQKHTAMTLLASFLYSAHLPERLAPGRFDYIGHSHQLFHVCVILATYMQMEAILLDKTLRKDWLLVNSRPLSFPQIAGAILLCLIFSLSNIIYFSAAVYRIPEPELHKKET from the exons GTGTTCCATGAGCAGGGCATCCTCTTCGGCTACCGACATCCACAGAGCTCCGCCACTGCCTGTGTCCTCAGccttttccaaatgaccaatgaGACCCTCAACATCTGGACTCACCTGCTGCCCTTCTG GTTCTTCGTGTGGAGGTTTGTGACCGCCTTGTACGTGACAGACATCCAGAACGACAGCTACTCCTGGCCGCTGTTCGTGTACATGGGCACCAGCTGCGTGTACCCCCTTGCGTCCAGCTGTGCACACACCTTCAGCTCCATGTCCAGGAACGCCCGGCACATCTGCTACTTCCTGGACTACGGGGCCGTCAACCTCTTCAGCCTGG GCTCAGCCATCGCCTACTCGGCCTATTCGATCCCGGACGTGATGGTGGACACCACCTTCCACGACTACTACGTGACCCTGGCCGTGCTGAACACCATCGTCAGCACCGGCCTCTCCTGCTACTCCAG GTTTCTTGAAATCCAGAAACCCGGGCTCTGTAAGGTGCTTCGCGTCCTCGCCTTTGCTTATCCCTACACGTGGGACTCCCTCCCCATCTTCTACAGG CTGTTCCTGGTGCCCGGGGAGAGCGCACAGAACGAAGCTGTCTTGTACCACCAGAAGCACACGGCCATGACCCTCCTGGCCTCTTTCCTCTACTCTGCGCACCTGCCAGAGCGCCTGGCCCCTGGACGCTTTGACTACATCG GTCACAGTCACCAGCTATTCCATGTGTGTGTGATCCTGGCCACTTACATGCAGATGGAAGCCATACTTCTGGACAAGACTCTGAGGAAGGATTGGCTCCTGGTCAACTCCCGGCCCCTGTCTTTCCCTCAGATAGCTGGAGCCATACTTCTGTGCCTCATCTTCAGCCTCAGCAACATAATTTATTTCTCAGCTGCTGTGTATCGGATTCCCGAGCCAgaattacataaaaaagaaacatga